One Beggiatoa leptomitoformis DNA segment encodes these proteins:
- a CDS encoding MBL fold metallo-hydrolase produces the protein MSGHANPQETSQPHWVTIPLGVAGGLEEGNLSAYLLAPQDSTDFICLDAGTVYSGLLVAQQAGSFAKIAPENNQNVVGDVLRSHIKAYLISHAHLDHVAGLVINATDDISKPIMGLPAVLADIQNHLFNWRIFPNFGDVGVQPLLKKYHYIDLPTQEAVTIPQTGMHVTAFPLSHGNNYASTAFLIESGGFYALYLGDTGADSVENTTTLQQLWIKIAPLIKSQQLKGLFIESAYSNERPSKQLYGHLTPQLVIDTLTNLAQQVDSEHTENALREITVIITHIKPVLEAQVNIRETIRAQLSAANHLGIRFILAEQGQKIEF, from the coding sequence ATGAGCGGCCATGCTAACCCGCAGGAAACAAGTCAACCCCATTGGGTAACTATTCCGTTAGGCGTTGCAGGCGGGTTAGAGGAGGGAAATTTATCTGCTTATTTACTTGCCCCACAGGATTCAACGGACTTTATTTGTTTAGATGCGGGAACTGTTTATTCGGGTTTGTTAGTGGCTCAACAAGCGGGGAGTTTTGCCAAGATAGCACCTGAAAATAATCAAAATGTCGTAGGAGATGTTTTGCGTTCTCATATTAAAGCCTATCTTATTTCTCACGCTCACTTAGACCATGTTGCGGGTTTAGTGATTAATGCAACTGACGATATCAGTAAACCTATTATGGGGTTACCTGCTGTATTAGCGGATATACAAAATCATTTATTTAATTGGCGAATCTTTCCAAACTTTGGTGATGTAGGCGTTCAACCCTTGTTAAAAAAATATCACTATATTGATTTACCCACTCAAGAAGCGGTTACCATTCCACAAACAGGAATGCACGTTACTGCTTTCCCACTAAGTCATGGAAATAATTATGCTTCTACCGCATTTCTCATTGAGTCTGGTGGTTTTTACGCACTTTATTTAGGCGATACTGGCGCAGATAGTGTCGAAAACACGACAACATTGCAACAACTCTGGATAAAAATTGCGCCTCTGATTAAAAGCCAGCAACTCAAAGGATTATTTATTGAATCCGCTTATTCTAATGAACGTCCTAGCAAACAGCTTTATGGACATCTCACGCCACAATTGGTTATCGATACACTCACCAATTTAGCCCAACAGGTTGATAGCGAACATACTGAAAATGCCTTACGAGAGATAACCGTTATAATCACTCATATCAAACCTGTTTTAGAGGCACAAGTGAACATACGTGAAACAATACGCGCCCAATTAAGCGCGGCAAATCATTTAGGTATTAGATTTATTCTCGCTGAACAAGGACAAAAGATTGAATTTTAA
- a CDS encoding DUF2259 domain-containing protein, whose product MKKCIALFLCIFPLSLWAGDAATLHFLGFSKDGKYLAFEQYGVTDGNGAAYSSIYPVDVAKNDYVAKPFVQEGQPDATDPAALSQLRADNLAKAKAKLKELSITEDNQGTHVISHPLSDLGVDPHKVTFALGTPLAGMLYESFSLTLEEQAGKAECFGFGEAKQFKLTIQPTPLPTTITEMKPLESLAEAPTISTTPETTTSDKPVIENNETTVTTLQADQKIPDTRGCPLAYRIQDVYIYNGEYIAVFLNIFSPGFEGQNMRYIVVTGKFRDVQG is encoded by the coding sequence ATGAAAAAATGTATCGCGCTCTTTCTATGTATTTTCCCCTTATCACTCTGGGCAGGGGATGCGGCAACCTTACACTTTTTAGGGTTCTCCAAAGATGGTAAATACTTAGCATTTGAACAATATGGCGTAACCGATGGTAATGGAGCCGCTTATTCATCCATCTATCCTGTTGATGTCGCAAAAAATGACTATGTTGCTAAACCCTTCGTGCAAGAAGGACAGCCCGACGCGACTGACCCCGCTGCACTCTCTCAACTACGAGCGGACAATTTAGCGAAAGCCAAAGCCAAGCTAAAAGAACTCTCCATTACTGAGGATAATCAAGGAACTCATGTGATTTCTCACCCGCTCAGTGATTTAGGCGTTGATCCACATAAAGTCACTTTTGCACTGGGTACGCCGTTGGCTGGCATGTTATATGAGTCTTTTTCCTTAACCTTAGAAGAGCAAGCAGGAAAAGCGGAGTGTTTTGGTTTTGGGGAGGCAAAACAGTTCAAGTTGACAATACAACCGACACCGTTACCAACGACCATAACGGAAATGAAACCTTTAGAATCGCTCGCAGAAGCTCCAACAATAAGTACAACACCAGAGACCACAACAAGCGATAAACCCGTTATAGAAAACAACGAGACAACAGTCACCACATTACAGGCAGACCAAAAAATTCCAGACACTCGTGGTTGCCCATTAGCGTATAGAATTCAAGATGTTTATATCTATAATGGTGAATATATTGCTGTTTTCTTAAATATATTTTCACCGGGGTTTGAAGGGCAAAACATGCGTTATATTGTTGTAACGGGTAAATTTCGTGATGTACAAGGTTAG
- a CDS encoding DUF4124 domain-containing protein, with the protein MKSLWVIGLVSVLSLPVYAGKLYQWVDAEGNTQFSQTPPPEGTDAETKNIATPPATVAAPKPEEKPAEPPVEEAAKHPAGNDPAAKIKAEKEEKCQQANSMLQQLTAKGSLVIPKADNPKEFVPMSDDARKQRTAEAQAFIDAYCKDSAPATQNK; encoded by the coding sequence ATGAAAAGTTTATGGGTTATTGGTTTGGTCAGCGTATTAAGTCTGCCCGTTTATGCAGGTAAGTTATATCAATGGGTGGATGCAGAAGGTAATACCCAATTTAGCCAAACCCCCCCGCCTGAAGGCACGGATGCAGAGACTAAAAATATTGCAACGCCACCCGCAACCGTTGCAGCACCGAAGCCTGAAGAGAAGCCCGCAGAACCACCTGTTGAAGAAGCCGCTAAACACCCTGCTGGTAATGACCCTGCCGCAAAAATTAAGGCTGAAAAAGAGGAAAAATGTCAGCAGGCCAATTCTATGTTGCAACAGTTGACGGCTAAGGGCAGCTTAGTGATTCCTAAAGCAGACAATCCTAAAGAGTTTGTTCCTATGAGCGACGATGCACGTAAGCAAAGAACGGCTGAAGCACAGGCTTTTATTGATGCGTATTGCAAGGACAGCGCGCCAGCAACGCAAAATAAATAA
- the pepP gene encoding Xaa-Pro aminopeptidase, giving the protein MDKQEFARRRQALMNLMSKGSIALLPTALEQIRNRDVHFPYRPDSNFYYLTGFTEPDALLVLIPERKQGQYLLFCRERDPEKETWNGRRAGLEGACEHYGADDAFPITDIDDIIPGLLESCKRVYYPMGCYLEFDEKVLGWINQLRDKSRTGVNAPREMVALDHILHEMRLYKSPVELQAMQTAADIASRAHIRAMQCTRAGLYEYEIEAELQHEFRRSGSSSPAYPSIVGTGENSCILHYTENTSILKEGDLLLIDAGAEYDYYASDITRTFPVNGKFTDAQKAIYELVLKAQYAAIEQARPNNNWEAPHEAAVKVIATGLVELGLLKGTAEEQIKSEGYKRFFMHRTGHWIGMDVHDVGDYKTDELWRRLEPGMTLTVEPGIYIPVSDDVDPKWWNIGIRIEDDVLITAEGHLVLTAKTPKTVAEIEALVGTGA; this is encoded by the coding sequence ATGGATAAACAAGAATTTGCTCGCCGTCGTCAAGCCCTTATGAATCTGATGAGCAAGGGCAGTATTGCACTACTTCCTACCGCCCTTGAGCAGATTCGTAACCGCGATGTCCATTTTCCCTATCGCCCAGACAGCAACTTTTATTACCTCACTGGATTTACCGAACCTGACGCACTATTAGTGCTAATTCCTGAACGTAAACAAGGGCAATATCTCCTTTTTTGTCGTGAACGTGACCCAGAAAAAGAAACATGGAACGGACGACGCGCAGGGCTTGAAGGTGCGTGCGAACACTACGGTGCAGACGATGCGTTTCCTATCACCGATATAGATGACATCATTCCCGGACTGCTCGAAAGTTGCAAACGGGTTTATTATCCAATGGGTTGCTATCTTGAATTTGATGAAAAAGTTCTTGGTTGGATAAACCAACTTCGTGACAAATCCCGTACAGGAGTAAATGCACCGCGTGAAATGGTCGCGCTTGACCATATTCTGCACGAAATGCGTTTATACAAAAGCCCTGTGGAATTGCAAGCCATGCAAACCGCCGCTGATATTGCCAGTCGCGCCCATATCCGTGCGATGCAATGCACTCGAGCAGGTTTATATGAATATGAAATAGAAGCCGAATTACAACATGAGTTTCGGCGTAGTGGTAGCAGTTCTCCTGCTTATCCGTCAATTGTTGGGACTGGGGAAAACAGTTGCATTCTGCACTACACAGAAAATACCTCTATTTTAAAAGAAGGCGATTTACTCCTTATCGATGCAGGTGCTGAATATGATTATTACGCCTCTGATATTACTCGTACTTTTCCTGTTAATGGCAAATTTACCGACGCACAAAAAGCCATTTATGAATTGGTTTTAAAAGCCCAATATGCCGCCATAGAACAAGCCCGCCCAAATAATAACTGGGAAGCCCCCCATGAGGCAGCCGTTAAGGTTATTGCGACAGGATTAGTTGAATTAGGCCTACTGAAAGGGACAGCCGAAGAGCAGATTAAATCCGAAGGTTATAAACGCTTTTTTATGCACCGTACAGGACATTGGATAGGCATGGACGTACACGATGTTGGTGATTATAAAACAGATGAACTGTGGCGACGCTTAGAACCCGGTATGACCTTAACCGTTGAACCCGGTATTTATATCCCTGTTAGTGATGATGTTGACCCAAAATGGTGGAATATCGGCATTCGTATTGAGGATGATGTCTTGATTACAGCAGAGGGCCATCTCGTCCTAACCGCAAAAACACCCAAAACAGTGGCAGAAATTGAAGCCTTAGTCGGAACGGGCGCATAA
- a CDS encoding 4Fe4S-binding leucine-rich repeat protein, with protein MTQSNSLPEPDQTPRADCRSCNHQTRLEIGKCKAGDACVKVKSGRQIDRFFRANPDLAIDYMNDPFWETRAIIVRYIPQARIKELINDKDETVRRAVAARIPIEDGLEQLMHDPDREVRITVADRLPADKIEALATDPDYMVRVYVVRRLPVGRLFRMMYDKDRLVRQAVVERLPTVTLELMADDPEVEVRRIVAERIDTESAELLFTDPDWTVRYLAVQRAPLSVVHKMLNDVEPDVVEAAKTRLKQVDNV; from the coding sequence ATGACACAATCTAATAGTCTCCCTGAACCAGATCAAACTCCTCGCGCCGATTGTCGATCCTGTAATCATCAAACACGATTGGAAATAGGCAAATGCAAAGCAGGTGATGCCTGTGTCAAAGTGAAAAGTGGTCGCCAAATTGATCGTTTCTTTCGGGCTAATCCTGATTTAGCCATTGATTACATGAATGACCCTTTTTGGGAAACTCGCGCAATTATCGTCCGTTATATCCCCCAAGCCCGTATAAAAGAACTTATCAATGATAAGGACGAAACGGTACGTCGTGCAGTTGCTGCGCGTATTCCTATCGAAGATGGATTAGAACAACTGATGCACGATCCCGATAGAGAAGTTCGTATTACCGTTGCTGACCGCCTCCCTGCTGATAAAATTGAAGCACTGGCAACAGACCCTGATTATATGGTGCGGGTGTATGTTGTACGTCGTTTGCCTGTTGGTCGCTTGTTTCGCATGATGTACGACAAAGATAGATTAGTTCGTCAAGCCGTTGTAGAGCGTTTACCAACCGTAACATTAGAACTAATGGCAGATGATCCTGAAGTTGAAGTCCGGCGTATTGTTGCAGAACGTATAGATACAGAATCCGCAGAATTGCTTTTTACTGACCCTGATTGGACCGTGCGTTATTTAGCGGTACAGCGCGCCCCCTTATCTGTTGTGCATAAAATGTTAAATGATGTAGAACCTGATGTTGTTGAAGCGGCAAAAACCCGTTTAAAACAAGTAGATAATGTATAG
- a CDS encoding UPF0149 family protein translates to MKQNLYQPLNQSLQHAGALMDIAEAHGILTSMLCAAPHLSHDIWLKHILGETAGRDLLADESRQQLIALHEYTQHQLASNHFEFTPLLPSDDEPLYLRTQSLGGWCEGFVFGLGLAGIKSMQQLTEEIQEFIRDVVNISHLAPIAENTEEDEVAYAELIEYIRVGVSTFYEAIEETTATEN, encoded by the coding sequence ATGAAACAGAACTTATATCAACCATTAAATCAATCGCTACAACATGCTGGCGCACTAATGGATATTGCTGAAGCACATGGCATACTCACAAGTATGCTCTGTGCTGCCCCCCATTTAAGCCATGATATTTGGCTAAAACATATCCTAGGGGAAACCGCAGGACGGGACCTTTTAGCGGATGAATCAAGACAACAACTGATAGCCCTACACGAATACACCCAACATCAACTAGCCTCCAACCATTTTGAATTTACCCCCTTATTACCCAGTGATGATGAACCCCTGTACTTACGGACACAATCTTTAGGCGGCTGGTGTGAAGGCTTTGTTTTTGGATTAGGACTGGCAGGCATTAAAAGTATGCAACAACTAACAGAAGAAATTCAAGAATTTATCCGTGACGTTGTCAACATATCCCATCTTGCGCCCATTGCAGAAAACACCGAAGAAGATGAAGTAGCTTATGCTGAACTCATTGAATATATTCGTGTTGGTGTATCAACATTCTATGAAGCCATTGAAGAAACAACCGCCACAGAAAACTGA
- the rpoZ gene encoding DNA-directed RNA polymerase subunit omega, whose protein sequence is MARLTVDDCLKLVDNRFSLVLLASKRSRQIALGATPLVPAGKHKPTVVALREIAEGKISRDNVEELNKGIRDVRKDDMA, encoded by the coding sequence ATGGCTCGCTTAACAGTAGATGATTGTTTAAAACTTGTAGATAACCGCTTCTCCCTAGTGCTATTAGCGAGTAAACGCTCGCGTCAAATCGCATTGGGTGCAACCCCCCTTGTTCCCGCAGGCAAGCATAAACCAACGGTTGTTGCGTTACGCGAAATTGCAGAAGGCAAAATCTCACGGGATAACGTTGAAGAACTGAACAAAGGGATTCGTGACGTTCGCAAGGATGATATGGCGTAA
- a CDS encoding YqeG family HAD IIIA-type phosphatase — MHFLKRVHYSFAMLRHYRHALAHINTPQHSIKRVTDISPVGLRESGITVLVLDFDGVLASHGEKHPLRELTHWLDECVTVFGAERVFILSNKPLPSRIAYFQQHHVGVRCIKEVRKKPYPDGLETIIKLTGEPATQIMLVDDRLLTGALAGCIAQVQVTYISKPYINLSKRPVQELFFLSLRVAERRLIKWFSQF, encoded by the coding sequence ATGCACTTTTTAAAACGAGTTCACTACAGTTTTGCGATGTTGCGTCACTACCGCCACGCACTCGCCCATATTAATACCCCCCAACATAGTATTAAACGTGTAACGGATATATCCCCTGTAGGATTACGTGAAAGTGGGATTACTGTTTTAGTATTGGATTTTGATGGTGTATTAGCCTCGCATGGTGAGAAACACCCATTGCGAGAGTTAACACATTGGTTAGATGAATGCGTTACTGTGTTTGGTGCAGAACGGGTTTTTATCTTATCCAATAAACCACTACCGAGCAGAATTGCTTATTTTCAACAGCATCATGTGGGGGTACGTTGTATTAAGGAAGTACGAAAAAAACCCTATCCTGATGGATTAGAAACGATTATTAAGCTAACGGGTGAACCTGCAACACAGATTATGTTGGTTGATGACCGATTGCTAACAGGGGCTTTAGCAGGCTGTATTGCACAAGTACAAGTTACTTATATTTCTAAGCCTTACATTAATTTATCAAAACGTCCTGTACAAGAGTTGTTTTTCCTCAGCTTGCGAGTGGCTGAACGACGGTTGATTAAATGGTTTAGTCAATTTTAA
- a CDS encoding flavodoxin gives MGTIGLFYGTDTGNTRKVAKIIAKKFGEGVVDIHNVAKATAEDLAKYNSLILGTPTLGDGELEPTWEEFLPKLDDVDLSGKVVAVYGLGDQDGYGHEFVDAMIVLYKKAKERGAKLVGSWSTDGYDFTKSKSVINDEFVGLALDQDNQADMSDERITEWVDKIRADLGA, from the coding sequence ATGGGAACAATTGGCCTTTTTTACGGCACTGACACAGGTAATACACGGAAAGTTGCAAAAATCATTGCCAAAAAATTTGGTGAAGGGGTTGTTGATATTCACAACGTTGCTAAAGCAACTGCCGAAGACCTTGCCAAATACAATTCCCTTATTTTAGGCACCCCAACACTGGGCGATGGCGAATTAGAACCCACTTGGGAAGAATTTTTACCCAAATTAGATGATGTGGATTTATCAGGTAAAGTTGTTGCTGTGTATGGTTTAGGCGACCAAGATGGCTATGGTCATGAATTCGTTGATGCCATGATTGTTCTGTATAAAAAGGCAAAAGAACGCGGCGCGAAATTGGTTGGTAGCTGGTCAACGGATGGTTACGATTTCACCAAGTCTAAATCCGTTATTAATGATGAGTTTGTTGGACTTGCCCTTGACCAAGACAATCAAGCGGATATGAGTGATGAGCGTATAACAGAATGGGTTGATAAAATCCGTGCTGATTTAGGTGCTTAA
- a CDS encoding AMP-dependent synthetase/ligase has protein sequence MPLLKAANLAELYRSAAQQYGHRPAFVHKQNKVWNSVSFQEMYESGLNLATGLISLGVQPRSHVGLLADNRLEWMLADYAVQLCGAADVPRGSDVSEADIAYILTHAEVEVTFIENVALLKKVQQANLPFLKTIILMDNKDYTGTDSHIYSLYDLLEQGKQSRLAGDKQVEERIAGILPTDLFTLIYTSGTTGTPKGVMLPHSNMIAQISRVQDLPIKVSPDDRFLSILPVWHIFERVIELVSVYYGAPTYYTNVRQLADDLKTVRPTIMASAPRLWESIYQRILATVKTASPVRKTLFNMAYACAHQFHLADDFLKGNQLDMTGRTFIESAGLALFNLLRWAVLFLPYHLLDTIVLKKLRAVTGGCLRGTVSGGGALPRHIDEFFNFIGIPILEGYGLTEGMVLSVRTFEQRVIGTVGILFPIANIRIVDINTNEILYPNPHKKGEGRGLQGEIHVKGKQVMPLLL, from the coding sequence ATGCCACTTTTAAAAGCAGCCAATCTTGCCGAACTGTACCGCTCTGCGGCGCAACAATATGGTCATCGTCCTGCCTTTGTACACAAACAAAACAAAGTTTGGAACAGTGTGAGTTTTCAGGAAATGTATGAATCAGGGTTAAATCTTGCGACAGGTTTAATTAGTTTAGGCGTGCAACCCCGTAGTCATGTCGGTTTACTTGCGGATAATCGCCTTGAATGGATGCTGGCTGATTATGCCGTGCAACTATGTGGTGCTGCCGATGTTCCACGTGGTAGCGATGTTAGCGAGGCTGATATTGCTTACATTCTTACCCATGCCGAAGTAGAAGTTACGTTTATTGAAAATGTCGCGCTTCTTAAAAAAGTACAACAAGCTAATTTGCCTTTTTTAAAGACAATTATTCTGATGGATAATAAAGACTATACAGGAACAGATAGCCATATTTATTCCCTCTATGATTTGTTAGAACAAGGTAAACAATCCCGTTTAGCGGGTGACAAACAAGTAGAAGAACGTATTGCAGGCATTTTACCAACGGATTTATTTACTTTAATTTATACATCAGGCACAACAGGCACACCAAAAGGTGTCATGCTGCCTCATTCCAACATGATAGCTCAAATATCGCGGGTGCAAGATTTACCGATTAAAGTCAGCCCTGATGACCGTTTTCTCTCTATTCTCCCTGTTTGGCATATTTTTGAACGAGTGATTGAATTAGTTAGTGTTTATTATGGTGCGCCAACTTATTACACCAATGTTCGTCAATTAGCTGATGACCTAAAAACGGTTCGCCCCACGATAATGGCATCCGCACCGCGTTTATGGGAAAGTATTTATCAACGCATTTTAGCAACGGTCAAAACAGCCAGCCCTGTTCGTAAAACATTGTTTAATATGGCCTATGCTTGCGCACATCAATTTCATTTAGCCGATGATTTTTTAAAAGGTAATCAACTGGATATGACCGGTAGAACTTTTATAGAATCTGCGGGTTTAGCCCTCTTTAATCTGTTACGCTGGGCCGTTCTATTTTTACCTTATCATCTGTTAGATACCATCGTGCTTAAAAAATTACGTGCAGTAACAGGTGGTTGTCTTCGTGGCACAGTATCAGGTGGCGGGGCGTTACCGCGTCATATTGATGAGTTTTTTAATTTTATTGGCATTCCTATTTTGGAAGGTTATGGCTTAACTGAAGGAATGGTGCTGTCGGTTCGTACTTTTGAACAGCGCGTAATTGGTACGGTTGGAATTTTATTTCCCATTGCAAATATTCGTATTGTGGACATTAACACGAATGAAATTCTCTATCCAAACCCGCATAAAAAAGGTGAAGGACGCGGGCTACAAGGCGAAATTCATGTAAAAGGCAAGCAGGTAATGCCACTGTTACTATAA
- a CDS encoding RelA/SpoT family protein, translating into MSAPCSFINRILISDICTLIEPYLDPLQVREVYHAYLFAAEAHEGQIRQSGEAYIFHPLAVAYILAKLRMDYQTLCAALLHDVVEDTPLTKADITETFSETVADLVDGVTKLTRMPVDSREQAQAASFQKMIIAMNHDLRVIIIKLADRLHNMRTISAMKKRTSQMRIARETLEIYAPIARRLGMDSLYRELQDLSFSALYPYRYRTLMHHLDKLCTKRGELMRSIQTAMEQGFSRQELPAKAYIRERHYYSIYQRMKARKASDIKDNRRKTFLQVTNVATFRIITDNVDSCYRALGVTHGLYKPIEEKFRDYIAVPKINGYQSIHTTQMGPQGIPICVQIRTTDMHEIGERGISAFGLYKLGDNPDHLHDCRQVVRQQANNWLRSLVDMQKNATDSMEFLEHFKMDLFPNEVYVFTPKGKILQLPSGATAIDFAYAVHSNIGDKCIAVKVDGQYASLYAPLISGQTVDILTGEWARPSPTWLNFVVTGRAIARIRRYLKKMQHEEATLIGKRMLDADLASYQLSVDTLNPEQQQHLLSKFKFDTIDTLLTEIGFGNLMSLIVARQFDPAATKEPSSKVLPLSQEEHVEGSNRPLIIKGTEGVIMTFARCCRPIPGDEITGFVSVGKGITIHTKSCKNIAEYKHQYEKWLAVEWDTETEGIFSVDIRLDVPNRPGVLAAISNTLYKLDVNIDQMTSEPRDGLSSIMKLTILVRNRDHLASIMRQLRHLDVVTRVQRIRG; encoded by the coding sequence ATGTCTGCGCCGTGTAGTTTTATTAATCGCATTCTAATCAGTGATATATGCACACTGATTGAACCCTACCTAGACCCGCTACAAGTCAGAGAAGTTTATCACGCTTACTTATTTGCTGCGGAAGCCCATGAAGGTCAAATTCGCCAATCGGGAGAAGCCTATATTTTCCACCCGTTGGCAGTCGCTTATATCTTGGCAAAATTGCGGATGGATTACCAAACGCTTTGCGCCGCCCTTTTACATGATGTTGTTGAAGATACACCACTCACTAAAGCGGATATTACGGAAACGTTTAGTGAAACGGTTGCAGACTTAGTGGACGGTGTAACCAAACTTACCCGTATGCCCGTCGATAGTCGAGAACAAGCACAAGCGGCTAGTTTTCAAAAAATGATTATTGCCATGAATCATGATTTACGGGTAATTATCATCAAGCTCGCCGATCGTTTGCACAATATGCGCACCATCAGTGCGATGAAAAAACGAACATCACAAATGCGCATTGCCAGAGAAACACTGGAAATTTACGCACCAATAGCTCGTCGCTTGGGCATGGATTCCCTTTACCGAGAGTTACAAGATTTAAGTTTTTCCGCGCTCTATCCCTATCGCTATCGTACCCTAATGCACCACTTGGATAAACTCTGTACAAAGCGCGGAGAACTCATGCGTAGCATTCAAACAGCGATGGAACAAGGATTTAGTCGACAAGAATTACCCGCAAAAGCCTATATTCGTGAACGGCATTATTACAGTATCTATCAACGAATGAAGGCACGTAAAGCCTCAGATATTAAAGATAATCGGCGTAAAACCTTTTTACAAGTCACCAATGTTGCAACCTTTCGTATTATCACTGACAACGTTGATAGTTGCTATCGAGCATTAGGCGTAACACATGGTTTATATAAACCGATAGAAGAAAAATTTCGGGATTATATCGCCGTTCCTAAAATCAACGGTTACCAATCCATTCACACAACCCAAATGGGCCCGCAAGGTATTCCCATCTGCGTACAAATTCGTACAACTGATATGCACGAAATTGGCGAGCGGGGAATCAGTGCCTTTGGTTTATACAAATTGGGCGATAATCCTGACCATCTTCACGACTGTCGTCAAGTTGTCCGCCAACAAGCCAATAACTGGTTACGCAGTTTGGTGGACATGCAAAAAAATGCAACCGACTCTATGGAGTTTTTAGAACACTTCAAAATGGATTTATTTCCAAATGAAGTTTACGTCTTCACGCCCAAAGGAAAAATTCTGCAACTACCTAGCGGCGCGACGGCCATAGATTTTGCCTATGCCGTTCATAGTAATATTGGCGATAAATGTATTGCTGTGAAGGTTGATGGACAATATGCCTCCCTCTATGCCCCACTTATCAGTGGACAAACCGTAGATATTTTGACGGGAGAATGGGCGCGTCCAAGTCCGACATGGCTTAACTTTGTAGTAACAGGACGTGCAATTGCTAGAATCCGTCGCTATCTGAAAAAGATGCAACATGAAGAAGCGACACTTATCGGTAAACGGATGCTAGATGCCGACTTAGCAAGCTACCAACTCAGTGTTGATACCCTTAACCCCGAACAACAGCAACATCTCCTCAGCAAATTTAAGTTTGACACGATAGATACATTATTAACCGAAATTGGTTTTGGTAATCTCATGTCCCTTATTGTTGCCCGTCAGTTTGACCCCGCAGCAACTAAAGAACCTTCTTCAAAAGTGTTACCACTCAGTCAAGAAGAACATGTAGAAGGCAGTAACCGCCCACTTATTATCAAAGGCACAGAAGGCGTTATCATGACATTTGCCCGCTGCTGCCGTCCGATACCGGGTGATGAAATTACAGGTTTTGTCAGCGTTGGTAAAGGGATTACCATTCACACAAAATCCTGTAAAAACATTGCCGAATATAAACATCAATACGAAAAATGGTTAGCTGTTGAATGGGATACAGAAACCGAAGGCATATTTTCCGTTGATATCCGCCTTGATGTACCAAACCGCCCCGGCGTGTTAGCGGCTATCTCTAACACCCTTTACAAACTAGATGTCAATATAGACCAAATGACCAGCGAACCCCGCGACGGCTTGAGCAGCATCATGAAATTAACCATACTTGTTCGTAACCGTGACCATCTCGCCTCCATCATGCGTCAGCTTCGACACCTAGATGTGGTTACTCGTGTACAACGTATTCGCGGATAA